The Sporomusa termitida genome has a window encoding:
- a CDS encoding DNA cytosine methyltransferase produces MDKKPLISIDLFAGAGGLTQGFKSEGFKSLYANDFDKAALETFSLNHPDTITSSTPIEEIKPSDIRKQLGLAKGDLDVLLGGPPCQGFSTYGKRDPSDLRNKLPQYFLDFLEEFEPKTFVIENVTGILTMGKGKVIENIVKRAEQIGYGVTVEVLDAAEFGVPQYRKRVFILGAWNNKIISTPVPTHKIQGQNGFKRKQLLEQPTTIEKEIQTVKPTITVRDAISDLPVEVLQPKNTHISISYSQNPVSNYQLEMRDGSSMLTHHSAKQMLGIRRLRLALLRPGDYGTKIKARIFEDGLPEELVDELLGGKGLRSLDHCRTEDRVKELELRRILLQGHVDIEEVLKSLDSGGFANKYRRLDWNTPSHTLVAHMARDCSDFVHPEIDRFISVREAARLQSFPDKYYFHGSQFSQFKQIGNAVPPKLGAGVAKAIKSFLRALHNIE; encoded by the coding sequence TTGGATAAAAAACCACTTATTTCCATTGATCTATTTGCAGGAGCTGGAGGATTAACACAAGGCTTCAAAAGCGAAGGTTTTAAAAGTCTATATGCAAATGATTTTGATAAAGCAGCACTAGAAACTTTTTCTCTTAATCATCCCGATACCATTACTTCATCGACTCCTATAGAAGAAATTAAACCATCCGATATAAGAAAGCAGTTGGGTCTTGCCAAAGGAGATTTGGATGTATTACTGGGTGGTCCACCCTGTCAAGGATTTTCAACTTATGGCAAACGAGATCCTAGCGATCTCCGGAATAAATTACCCCAGTATTTTCTGGACTTTCTTGAAGAATTTGAACCAAAAACATTTGTTATCGAAAATGTAACTGGTATTCTAACTATGGGAAAAGGAAAAGTCATTGAGAATATTGTAAAACGGGCCGAACAGATAGGGTACGGAGTTACTGTTGAAGTTTTAGATGCTGCTGAGTTTGGCGTTCCTCAATACAGAAAACGCGTGTTTATTCTAGGCGCTTGGAATAATAAAATAATATCTACGCCCGTACCCACACATAAAATACAAGGTCAAAACGGCTTTAAGAGAAAACAGTTACTGGAACAACCTACTACTATCGAAAAAGAAATACAAACCGTCAAACCTACAATAACCGTACGGGATGCTATTTCGGATTTACCTGTAGAAGTCCTGCAGCCTAAAAATACTCACATATCAATCTCCTATTCACAAAACCCAGTTAGCAATTATCAACTAGAAATGCGTGATGGTTCTTCAATGCTTACCCATCACTCAGCGAAACAAATGTTAGGGATTCGGCGCCTCCGCCTGGCCTTGTTGCGCCCTGGCGATTACGGTACAAAAATAAAGGCAAGAATTTTTGAAGATGGTTTACCAGAAGAGTTGGTTGACGAATTATTAGGTGGAAAGGGATTACGGAGTTTAGATCACTGCAGAACCGAAGATCGGGTAAAGGAACTGGAATTAAGAAGAATATTACTCCAAGGTCATGTCGATATTGAGGAAGTACTTAAGTCTTTAGATTCCGGAGGATTTGCCAATAAATACCGGCGTCTAGATTGGAATACTCCTTCGCATACTCTGGTAGCACATATGGCCAGGGATTGTTCTGATTTCGTCCATCCAGAAATAGACCGCTTCATCTCTGTACGCGAAGCGGCTAGATTACAATCCTTTCCAGATAAGTATTATTTCCATGGCTCGCAATTTAGCCAGTTTAAACAAATTGGCAACGCGGTCCCGCCAAAGCTGGGGGCAGGCGTTGCAAAGGCTATTAAATCATTTCTTAGAGCTCTGCACAATATTGAATAA
- a CDS encoding AAA family ATPase: MIIPSIRQNIIDILTKQSVPFYGESELIDFLTRIWDLKTMPSTDPRFRNAEEDIVQHMISNYDWSEKELLWNYLKLSDCDDQIFIDFLELTIHPDVQLNIDTLNERLYCYSEYLEYSGYTVDMAGFIVGTPVYRIIKIEEVSDTVGIPFYTVEWKGKLPQEARFPCIQLMGDSWNDYGYQTLFHASYFISRSKKYTLGDVKILEKGRDTTDLPDHFYRLNPSYCSLGQSVDYYKEISAICLDLRFQVLDALNDIAINEALASEFKSEEAFSQSLLRYSEAEKAFKEGKNYINIQGNEIDKNFDFTFSYKLSKAEELHIIKFNFNENDYLPYRINLLIGKNGTGKTQLLASLAQIISGNVQHKDNFFPDRPSFSKIIAISYSIFDEFSKPEKKHQNYGSYKYCGVRNRQGYLDLQAVVTELNKAKATIIRHKRVNFWKDILCDIMEDEELFSLESNLTVSDLAKYSSGQNMVFATMTQVIAYIEKDSLLLFDEPETHLHPNAIAKVVRALYKLLNTFESYAIIASHSPVIAQEVPSKYIHIIERIGNVPSVRVPGIECFGENLTTITNDIFYVGAVPSIHKDYFIQLAKQLSYEDILSLFEKRLSFNAKMIVKALISEDNNNEKSKPAGR, translated from the coding sequence ATGATCATACCAAGCATACGACAAAATATAATAGATATATTAACCAAGCAGTCAGTTCCATTTTATGGCGAAAGTGAGTTAATTGATTTTTTAACTCGAATTTGGGATCTAAAGACTATGCCATCAACCGACCCTCGTTTTAGAAATGCGGAGGAAGATATCGTACAACACATGATATCTAACTACGATTGGTCAGAAAAAGAATTGTTATGGAACTATCTAAAGTTATCCGATTGTGATGACCAAATATTTATAGATTTTTTAGAGCTAACCATTCATCCAGACGTGCAATTAAATATTGATACATTAAATGAGCGTCTTTATTGTTATAGTGAATACTTGGAGTACAGTGGTTATACTGTCGATATGGCTGGTTTTATTGTGGGTACACCAGTGTATAGGATAATAAAAATAGAAGAAGTAAGCGACACTGTAGGCATTCCTTTCTACACTGTAGAGTGGAAAGGGAAGCTTCCTCAGGAGGCAAGGTTTCCCTGTATTCAACTTATGGGGGATTCTTGGAATGACTATGGATATCAAACTTTATTTCATGCTAGCTATTTTATATCTCGTAGTAAAAAATACACTTTAGGCGATGTGAAAATATTAGAAAAAGGTAGAGATACAACAGATCTACCAGATCACTTCTATCGATTGAATCCATCATATTGTTCCCTTGGTCAATCTGTTGATTACTATAAAGAAATATCTGCTATATGCTTAGATTTAAGATTTCAGGTTTTAGATGCCTTAAACGATATCGCTATCAACGAAGCATTAGCTTCTGAATTCAAATCAGAGGAAGCCTTTTCACAATCGCTTTTACGATATAGTGAAGCAGAAAAAGCTTTCAAAGAAGGAAAAAACTATATAAATATTCAGGGAAATGAAATAGATAAGAATTTTGATTTTACGTTCTCTTATAAACTTTCAAAAGCTGAAGAACTTCATATAATTAAGTTCAACTTTAATGAAAATGATTATTTGCCATATAGAATAAACCTCCTTATTGGAAAAAATGGAACCGGTAAAACACAATTACTTGCAAGTCTTGCTCAAATAATTAGCGGGAATGTCCAACATAAAGATAATTTTTTCCCTGACCGACCAAGCTTTAGTAAGATTATTGCTATTTCATATAGTATATTTGATGAATTCTCTAAACCTGAAAAAAAACATCAAAATTATGGAAGTTATAAATATTGTGGAGTTCGTAATAGGCAAGGATATTTGGATTTGCAGGCAGTAGTTACTGAGCTAAACAAGGCAAAAGCTACTATTATAAGGCATAAGCGTGTTAATTTCTGGAAAGATATTCTTTGTGACATTATGGAAGATGAGGAGCTTTTTTCCCTTGAATCAAACTTGACAGTTAGTGATCTTGCTAAATATAGTTCCGGTCAGAACATGGTGTTTGCTACTATGACCCAAGTTATTGCATATATTGAGAAAGATTCTCTTTTGCTTTTTGATGAACCAGAAACCCATTTGCACCCTAACGCGATAGCCAAAGTCGTTAGAGCACTGTATAAACTGTTGAATACGTTTGAATCGTATGCAATAATTGCATCTCATTCGCCAGTTATTGCCCAAGAAGTTCCTTCAAAGTATATTCATATAATTGAACGAATTGGCAACGTTCCATCTGTTCGCGTTCCTGGAATAGAGTGCTTTGGAGAAAATCTTACAACTATTACAAATGATATTTTTTATGTAGGCGCAGTTCCAAGTATTCACAAAGACTATTTTATTCAATTAGCTAAACAGCTGAGTTACGAGGACATATTGTCATTATTTGAAAAAAGACTAAGCTTTAATGCAAAAATGATAGTTAAGGCATTAATTAGTGAGGATAATAATAATGAAAAATCTAAGCCCGCTGGCAGATAA
- a CDS encoding SDR family NAD(P)-dependent oxidoreductase, protein MNLLRNKTALITGGSDGIGFAIAAAFAEQGANLVLIGRDKEKLSHREKSLNQYGSAIHSIATDLNDKDSISQIVEQVSIRNIKVNILVNNAGFGRFIPFSKTDIIALDYHLNLNVKVPYLLTQAFLEDLIGSRGNVINISSYFAKRMLPDRPSTAYSLTKGALNSFTKALAFEVGPHGVRVNAIAPGSVATPQFLTNTKLLDHEAQARFSTMVKSIYPLQTIGEPKDIANMAVFLASDQASWITGGIFPVDGGLTTN, encoded by the coding sequence ATGAATTTATTAAGAAACAAAACCGCGCTTATAACGGGAGGAAGCGATGGAATTGGATTTGCAATTGCCGCAGCTTTTGCCGAACAGGGAGCAAATCTGGTCCTTATTGGACGAGACAAAGAAAAACTGAGTCATAGGGAAAAATCACTTAACCAATATGGCTCAGCTATTCACTCTATTGCAACAGATCTGAATGATAAAGATTCTATTTCCCAAATAGTCGAACAGGTTAGTATAAGAAACATAAAAGTCAACATTCTTGTAAATAATGCAGGCTTTGGGAGGTTTATACCTTTTTCAAAAACGGATATCATCGCATTGGATTATCATCTGAATTTAAATGTGAAAGTGCCTTATTTACTGACACAAGCCTTCCTTGAGGATCTCATTGGGTCTCGCGGTAATGTAATTAATATCTCCTCTTACTTTGCCAAGAGAATGCTGCCGGATAGACCCTCAACAGCTTATTCCCTGACAAAAGGGGCTTTAAACTCGTTCACCAAGGCCCTTGCATTTGAAGTAGGACCACATGGCGTTCGAGTTAATGCTATTGCACCCGGTTCTGTCGCCACACCTCAATTTTTGACAAACACCAAGCTGCTCGATCATGAAGCACAAGCCCGTTTCAGTACAATGGTTAAATCAATTTATCCGTTACAAACAATCGGGGAACCAAAAGATATAGCCAATATGGCTGTTTTTCTGGCATCAGATCAGGCAAGCTGGATTACGGGAGGGATTTTTCCTGTGGACGGAGGTCTTACAACGAACTAA
- a CDS encoding tetratricopeptide repeat protein: MTNHADEENDFLIMINTTTLYSRVIANILMNFLRKNSGKCLVIEGVPLNTTGIIKYLEEADRGAELGWAVETRVQFKVPEEKSIKEIINLGADLSVNDTLIVAGFERFISELKVKSQKMVEYGGLKIRAFTKADIDWTGIDASLELLRSISSNIVVLINCEVACKDALLKAIEAGDWDILTSEIEETDEGRAVYNFQIDVVNSIGKVKKEELIKRIEQNTSLPLSQKEILKAQVYIGYHDRAEAIRLLESQYHHLQLEQKKMFADLLDSSGRSEDALKIFEKILKRDYFIHDLWPSILRAARNAKSTKFDEYIQYALKFDFQNEKVISETANYYVRKGEFSEAAKHWRIIFARSNNAYYEILARVCDIEANPPAKISDAISYIMEVVNENPALKSEANYRNGRIAFEIYKSPFMGYRLLSGVIDEYDSNSYKAATIRMDILQDPVTAERVKKRPELLAKLKLQELYRSLDALSTNEHGCGRWQEFIEKSQSEEVWQSVVIQELTRWLGSRDLNSMLHLPVSSDYGDEQDSSRAAEAVHLFRATKALGVVPKEDIDAVISGAYYCVFYEESTVRQKLWYWYEVSILYSLLGRGQDAINASLMLWQYADSLPQSANRDLGRALGFLAWGHSQFRIGNKIEGIICILHSLQSFERKTGVSIFIEEALNVIFSWISTNSKIPDETRTTCQQFYHSLHIKYPEIRILEVMAKTLGENQEEAYLRLRDEIVAKKRKDVTWVTHLANYIAICIQTDKLPEARAVIRRELDEALPLLEYREDIKALLLDSWAQVFIDGATADDIRMAEFLLDVAIQSVENRRNQIAFRAERASLADISRKIYKTYLDVQGLILLTKDFSNEEQREAKIKNFQALNALALRSIIESSDDSEVEYSEVERKELEEIAKQYRVIANEINRAAISHGIADIEEKAKKCMELLAVLKKRHPGYKALPFIDTISPKEIVGSLNEGEVAYQYVQTRFGFAYFIADNKEWDTGFVLAEVGRINKALKTLAHLLQSFGEHSNVNDIEDIYYELSKAIHQPLIAKIKSCKINKLYICPDMSIPLFSSNLVRSDSGWLVEQVDSIVNILGFSRLVKRDDLKDNCLKNSLVITLGENDNQLRTARIWAEQNKETLQFAHVDDLNKNFTDIKIIAEQMRPSTIVIIGHGVSDPLGSSLSGAMYIETNSGAIWTEDLMDIKQCTSNIILLTCSSGTPQQGKMESGAGVWNGMMRVGLEGTVLCRWDVDVRSSINIIGNLFKSQKVQLSEGLICGQRETLKVNKWKHPFYWAALECWMN; the protein is encoded by the coding sequence ATGACTAATCATGCAGACGAGGAAAATGATTTTCTTATAATGATAAATACTACTACGCTATACAGTAGAGTTATAGCTAATATACTAATGAACTTTTTGAGGAAAAATAGTGGTAAGTGTTTGGTGATAGAGGGTGTCCCATTAAATACGACTGGGATCATTAAATATCTTGAAGAAGCTGATAGGGGAGCGGAGCTTGGTTGGGCTGTTGAAACTAGGGTGCAATTTAAGGTGCCAGAGGAGAAATCAATTAAAGAAATTATCAACTTGGGAGCAGACTTATCAGTAAATGATACATTAATAGTAGCTGGTTTTGAGAGGTTTATTTCTGAGTTGAAGGTTAAATCTCAAAAAATGGTTGAATATGGTGGTTTGAAAATTAGAGCATTTACTAAAGCAGATATAGATTGGACAGGCATAGACGCCTCGCTAGAATTGCTTAGATCAATTAGTTCGAATATTGTTGTTTTAATTAATTGTGAAGTTGCATGCAAAGATGCATTATTAAAAGCTATTGAGGCTGGAGATTGGGATATTTTAACGTCTGAAATTGAAGAAACAGATGAGGGTAGAGCAGTTTATAATTTTCAAATTGATGTTGTTAATAGTATTGGAAAAGTGAAAAAAGAAGAGCTGATTAAGCGTATCGAGCAAAATACATCTTTGCCTTTATCACAAAAGGAAATATTAAAGGCACAAGTTTATATTGGCTATCACGATAGAGCAGAAGCAATCAGGCTACTAGAATCTCAATATCATCATTTGCAACTGGAACAAAAAAAGATGTTTGCTGATTTACTAGATTCTTCCGGACGTAGCGAAGATGCTTTAAAAATTTTTGAAAAAATATTAAAACGGGATTATTTTATTCACGATCTGTGGCCGTCTATTTTAAGGGCAGCACGTAACGCAAAAAGCACTAAATTCGATGAATATATTCAATATGCTTTAAAGTTTGATTTTCAGAATGAAAAAGTAATTAGTGAAACAGCCAATTATTATGTGCGTAAAGGTGAATTTTCTGAAGCGGCCAAGCATTGGCGTATTATTTTTGCGCGCAGCAATAATGCTTACTATGAGATATTAGCTAGGGTATGTGATATTGAAGCAAACCCGCCAGCTAAAATTTCAGATGCAATATCTTATATTATGGAAGTGGTGAATGAAAATCCGGCATTGAAGAGTGAAGCTAATTATAGGAATGGACGAATTGCTTTTGAGATTTATAAGAGTCCATTTATGGGGTATCGCCTACTTTCTGGTGTGATAGATGAATACGATTCGAATTCATATAAAGCTGCAACAATTCGAATGGATATATTACAAGACCCTGTTACTGCGGAACGGGTGAAAAAAAGACCGGAACTTCTTGCCAAATTAAAACTGCAGGAATTATACCGCAGCCTGGATGCACTATCTACGAACGAACATGGGTGTGGAAGATGGCAGGAATTTATTGAAAAATCGCAATCAGAAGAGGTTTGGCAGAGCGTAGTAATACAGGAACTTACTCGTTGGTTAGGATCCAGAGATCTTAATTCGATGCTACACTTACCTGTTTCATCTGATTATGGAGACGAACAGGACAGCTCAAGGGCTGCTGAAGCTGTACATTTATTCAGAGCGACTAAAGCATTGGGAGTTGTTCCAAAGGAAGATATAGATGCAGTAATAAGCGGCGCTTATTACTGCGTATTTTACGAAGAGAGTACTGTTCGGCAGAAATTGTGGTATTGGTATGAAGTATCGATATTATATTCGCTGTTGGGTAGAGGTCAGGATGCGATTAACGCATCGTTGATGTTATGGCAATATGCCGATAGTCTTCCGCAATCTGCTAACAGGGACTTGGGGCGCGCTTTAGGTTTTTTAGCGTGGGGCCATTCGCAATTTAGGATAGGTAACAAGATAGAAGGTATAATTTGTATTCTGCATTCTTTACAGTCTTTCGAAAGAAAGACCGGAGTATCTATTTTCATAGAAGAGGCGTTGAACGTTATATTCTCATGGATCTCAACAAATTCAAAAATCCCCGACGAAACTAGAACTACTTGTCAACAATTCTATCATAGTCTTCATATTAAATATCCGGAAATTAGAATACTTGAAGTAATGGCAAAAACTTTGGGAGAGAACCAGGAAGAAGCGTATCTGCGGCTGAGAGATGAAATTGTTGCGAAAAAACGAAAAGATGTTACATGGGTAACCCATTTAGCAAATTATATAGCTATTTGTATTCAAACTGATAAATTACCTGAAGCCAGAGCGGTAATTCGGCGAGAACTTGACGAAGCCTTACCATTGCTTGAGTATAGAGAGGATATAAAAGCTTTACTACTGGATTCTTGGGCACAAGTTTTTATTGATGGGGCTACGGCGGATGACATTAGGATGGCAGAGTTTCTTCTTGATGTAGCCATTCAAAGTGTAGAAAACAGGCGTAACCAGATAGCTTTTAGGGCAGAGCGAGCTAGTTTGGCAGATATATCACGGAAAATATATAAGACTTATCTTGATGTACAAGGATTAATTTTACTAACAAAAGATTTCAGTAATGAGGAGCAAAGAGAGGCAAAGATTAAAAACTTTCAGGCTTTAAACGCTTTAGCACTTCGTTCCATAATTGAAAGTTCTGATGATAGTGAAGTAGAGTATTCAGAAGTCGAGAGAAAGGAACTAGAGGAAATTGCAAAGCAATATAGGGTGATTGCGAACGAGATTAATAGAGCAGCGATTTCACACGGCATTGCGGATATCGAAGAAAAGGCAAAGAAATGCATGGAATTACTAGCTGTTTTGAAAAAGAGACATCCAGGATACAAAGCACTCCCTTTTATTGACACTATTTCTCCGAAAGAGATAGTTGGAAGCCTTAACGAGGGGGAAGTTGCTTACCAATACGTACAAACTCGTTTTGGCTTCGCTTACTTTATTGCAGATAACAAAGAGTGGGATACAGGATTTGTCTTAGCCGAAGTCGGCAGGATTAATAAAGCTCTGAAAACTTTAGCACACCTTCTTCAAAGTTTTGGAGAGCACAGTAACGTAAATGATATTGAAGATATCTATTATGAACTATCGAAGGCAATTCACCAGCCACTTATAGCAAAAATAAAAAGTTGTAAAATTAATAAGTTATACATTTGTCCTGATATGTCTATTCCGCTATTTTCCTCAAACTTAGTGAGAAGTGATTCAGGTTGGCTTGTTGAGCAAGTGGATTCAATTGTAAACATTCTTGGATTTAGCAGATTAGTAAAACGAGATGATTTAAAAGATAATTGTTTAAAAAATTCTTTGGTTATCACACTTGGCGAAAATGACAATCAACTTAGAACAGCTCGTATCTGGGCAGAACAGAATAAAGAAACATTACAGTTCGCTCATGTAGATGATTTAAATAAAAATTTTACGGATATTAAAATTATTGCTGAACAAATGAGACCATCTACAATAGTTATAATAGGACATGGAGTTTCTGATCCATTAGGCAGTAGCTTAAGTGGAGCCATGTATATAGAAACTAATAGTGGGGCCATTTGGACAGAGGATCTTATGGATATAAAACAGTGCACTTCTAATATAATCCTTCTCACTTGCAGCAGTGGTACACCGCAACAGGGCAAGATGGAAAGTGGGGCCGGGGTTTGGAATGGTATGATGCGAGTAGGTTTAGAAGGAACTGTTTTGTGTAGATGGGATGTTGATGTTAGATCGTCGATAAATATAATTGGTAATCTTTTTAAATCTCAAAAGGTGCAACTTTCAGAGGGGCTTATATGTGGGCAACGCGAGACACTTAAAGTAAACAAATGGAAGCACCCTTTTTATTGGGCAGCTTTGGAATGTTGGATGAATTAG
- a CDS encoding BsaWI family type II restriction enzyme: MKGEIIMILQVSKKDTVELVNMSEQDYQAIRNYFIQKLNDSPKKREAIADTLIYAIQRCPSENISDLWHHVIYRTYISVDNGGNQFQSWVRASGDALEMFIAQAYNPALSEMGIRLVPLLKNKAQAMDRMGLSVVVSKSKLDVLIEKQGERKGLLNGYGILGGLHVKASLAERISDDVPASRIMMQAGYTSILWTLDVKSNPPRDFTNRGEFGVPEKPTHKRDLIEERGDFNVCFSYNSRTVPSPKTTKSGRRIHTVNMLESPDAFIQYCAEL; encoded by the coding sequence GTGAAAGGTGAAATTATTATGATACTTCAAGTTTCTAAGAAAGATACGGTTGAACTGGTTAACATGTCGGAACAGGATTACCAAGCAATTAGAAACTATTTTATTCAAAAGCTGAATGATTCACCAAAGAAAAGAGAAGCAATAGCTGATACTCTAATTTATGCAATCCAACGTTGCCCGAGTGAAAATATATCAGATTTATGGCACCATGTTATTTATCGTACTTATATTTCGGTTGATAATGGAGGAAATCAGTTCCAAAGCTGGGTAAGAGCGAGTGGAGATGCTCTGGAAATGTTTATAGCGCAGGCATATAATCCAGCGTTAAGCGAGATGGGGATTAGACTAGTCCCCTTATTGAAGAATAAAGCTCAAGCTATGGATAGAATGGGTTTGTCGGTTGTTGTGAGTAAAAGCAAGTTAGATGTTTTAATTGAGAAGCAAGGTGAAAGAAAGGGCCTCCTGAATGGGTACGGTATTTTGGGAGGACTACACGTTAAGGCTAGTCTCGCGGAGAGAATATCTGATGATGTTCCCGCCAGTAGGATAATGATGCAGGCTGGGTATACAAGTATTCTTTGGACGCTAGATGTTAAATCAAACCCACCTAGAGATTTTACCAACCGTGGAGAATTTGGAGTGCCAGAAAAACCAACGCATAAAAGGGATTTAATTGAGGAACGAGGTGATTTTAATGTATGTTTCAGTTACAATAGCCGGACAGTTCCGTCACCCAAGACAACTAAAAGTGGCAGGCGTATTCATACTGTGAATATGTTAGAATCACCCGATGCATTTATTCAATATTGTGCAGAGCTCTAA
- a CDS encoding HNH endonuclease: MKNLSPLADNCCYNYFSDIMQAKRKPEVKSALLVLAPDIQNRYQDYIQNKMDLSVVNSVVYNQTDKSALLNCYESTTKPLAALKTKILEAQNPTLRGKCQYCGINAPTTFDHYMPKDTFPEYSVMPINLIPCCFECNNIRNDNWLTSSNHRGTINLYYENLPTDRYLSTIVVYSDDVPVANFNIFNPGTINSTLFTIVLSHFEILKLKNRYKVQTASVASEIKRSIVAHNHPPISGHDISQWLIEEANSKRQEFGENYWEAAFIEGLATCDDFINQCIIEINNK; this comes from the coding sequence ATGAAAAATCTAAGCCCGCTGGCAGATAATTGCTGTTATAATTACTTTTCGGATATAATGCAGGCAAAGAGAAAACCAGAAGTTAAGTCTGCATTACTTGTATTGGCACCGGACATACAGAATCGCTATCAAGATTATATACAAAATAAAATGGACCTTTCAGTTGTAAATTCGGTAGTTTATAATCAAACTGATAAAAGTGCCTTACTTAATTGTTATGAAAGTACAACAAAACCTTTAGCAGCACTTAAAACAAAAATTTTAGAAGCTCAAAATCCTACTCTACGTGGAAAGTGCCAGTATTGCGGTATTAATGCACCAACAACATTTGATCATTATATGCCTAAGGATACCTTTCCGGAGTACAGCGTAATGCCTATAAATTTAATTCCTTGTTGTTTTGAATGTAATAACATTCGGAATGATAACTGGCTTACATCAAGTAATCACCGCGGCACTATAAATTTATATTATGAAAATTTACCTACTGATAGGTATTTAAGCACAATAGTAGTTTATTCTGACGATGTTCCCGTAGCGAATTTTAATATTTTTAATCCAGGAACTATAAATAGTACATTATTTACAATTGTTTTATCACATTTTGAGATACTCAAGCTAAAGAATAGATATAAAGTACAAACCGCCAGTGTAGCTTCGGAAATCAAACGCTCTATCGTAGCACATAATCATCCGCCGATATCTGGGCACGATATTAGTCAATGGTTAATCGAGGAAGCAAATTCGAAAAGGCAAGAATTTGGGGAAAATTATTGGGAGGCAGCGTTTATTGAAGGGTTAGCTACATGTGATGATTTTATAAATCAATGTATTATAGAAATAAATAATAAATAA
- a CDS encoding YcdB/YcdC domain-containing protein, giving the protein MKYLFLVCVTGFLLSGCTTIVEDPLNPYAHKIENDISSTQDERSKLNVTLNKQQQTALDYALDFIKVPENYALAQVYEGVQAGDDVFVFRFTKGENAQIGGEHFSFVVTANENLLLGVMWMDKQFEKGVELPSEEETAEIAREYITNVDPDLFSKLQVQWIAPHDETISVDGKEVTVTGMKYKCYIPAEKTYVWVVVGTGGEIITFERGLVWDSGLGRRGTESWIYDAWLAERSWMK; this is encoded by the coding sequence TTGAAGTATTTATTTCTGGTCTGTGTTACTGGATTTCTTTTATCAGGTTGTACAACTATTGTAGAAGACCCCCTTAATCCATATGCGCACAAAATAGAAAACGATATCAGCAGTACACAGGACGAAAGGAGCAAATTAAATGTGACACTGAATAAGCAGCAACAAACTGCCTTGGATTATGCCCTTGATTTTATAAAAGTACCGGAAAATTATGCATTAGCGCAAGTGTATGAGGGGGTACAAGCTGGAGATGATGTGTTTGTTTTCCGCTTTACAAAAGGCGAGAATGCGCAGATAGGTGGAGAACATTTTTCCTTCGTTGTTACAGCAAACGAGAATTTACTGCTCGGCGTAATGTGGATGGATAAGCAATTCGAAAAAGGAGTAGAGCTTCCATCCGAAGAAGAAACCGCAGAGATTGCCAGGGAATATATTACAAACGTAGATCCAGATTTGTTTAGCAAACTCCAGGTCCAATGGATTGCCCCACATGATGAAACTATTTCAGTAGATGGCAAGGAAGTTACCGTAACGGGAATGAAATATAAGTGCTATATACCAGCGGAAAAGACTTATGTATGGGTCGTAGTTGGAACGGGCGGCGAAATTATTACGTTTGAACGGGGACTAGTTTGGGACAGTGGACTTGGCAGGCGTGGTACGGAAAGTTGGATATATGATGCATGGCTTGCTGAAAGATCATGGATGAAATGA